One genomic segment of Rhizorhabdus phycosphaerae includes these proteins:
- a CDS encoding tyrosine-type recombinase/integrase: MPNVKLDSTFVQTATCPKGKKRVDFYDVSVTGLILTVYPSGKRTFTVRYDNKYGELKQYKIGSYPEVSLDRAKRKALQIKGQAALGEDPAEDRRIVRAIPTVSEVADRFIEYVRSYKSSHFNDERALRNHILPRFGKLRLDQVTQEEVAIFLKGMVNLGYKPATANFVHVVFGHLFRCAKQWGIPGSDVNPVDGIKHFVLNNARDRYLSAEEAKRLQLAVECSENTQLQYFIPLLLLTGVRKSELIHARWEDFDLDNRRWRVPKSKSGSARHVPLSREAVKILNKVPRWDDCPYVLPNPRTKKPFRSFFLAWDNARKKAGLPEVRLHDLRHSAASAMVQAGQSLYIVGKVLGHVRPTTTQRYAHLDDQALLAAVDAGAKVIAGDRSHAVV, from the coding sequence ATGCCCAACGTTAAGTTGGATTCCACGTTCGTTCAGACCGCGACCTGCCCAAAAGGCAAAAAGCGTGTCGATTTCTACGATGTCTCGGTCACGGGCCTTATCCTGACCGTCTATCCGAGCGGCAAGCGAACCTTCACTGTCCGTTACGACAACAAATATGGCGAGCTGAAGCAGTACAAGATCGGCAGCTATCCCGAAGTCTCGCTCGACCGTGCCAAGCGTAAGGCGCTGCAGATCAAGGGTCAGGCTGCTCTGGGTGAGGATCCTGCCGAGGATCGGCGCATCGTTCGCGCCATTCCGACCGTCAGCGAAGTGGCCGATCGCTTCATCGAGTATGTGCGCTCTTACAAATCCAGCCACTTCAACGATGAGCGTGCATTGCGGAACCACATCCTTCCGCGTTTCGGCAAACTGCGTCTCGATCAAGTGACACAGGAGGAAGTCGCTATCTTCCTCAAGGGCATGGTCAATCTCGGATATAAACCCGCGACGGCCAACTTCGTCCACGTGGTGTTCGGTCATCTGTTCCGCTGTGCAAAGCAGTGGGGCATTCCCGGCTCGGACGTGAATCCGGTCGATGGCATCAAGCATTTCGTCCTGAACAATGCCCGTGATCGCTATCTTTCAGCGGAAGAGGCCAAGCGGCTTCAACTGGCTGTGGAGTGCAGCGAGAATACCCAGCTGCAATATTTCATACCCCTTCTCCTCCTTACCGGAGTTCGGAAAAGCGAATTGATTCATGCCCGGTGGGAAGACTTCGATCTGGACAACCGGCGTTGGCGCGTCCCGAAATCCAAATCGGGATCGGCTCGTCACGTTCCGCTGTCCAGGGAGGCGGTCAAGATACTGAACAAGGTGCCGCGTTGGGATGACTGTCCCTATGTCCTTCCAAATCCACGCACCAAGAAGCCTTTCCGGTCCTTCTTTCTGGCATGGGACAATGCTCGCAAGAAGGCCGGTCTGCCCGAGGTTCGGCTTCACGATCTTCGCCATTCGGCTGCAAGCGCAATGGTCCAGGCAGGGCAGTCGCTCTACATCGTTGGGAAAGTGCTGGGACATGTCCGACCGACAACCACTCAGCGTTATGCCCATCTCGACGATCAGGCGTTGCTCGCGGCTGTCGATGCTGGCGCGAAAGTGATCGCTGGCGATCGGAGCCACGCGGTCGTCTGA
- a CDS encoding DUF805 domain-containing protein, with translation MITPSQLDRLEKLAALHRNGVLSDQEFEQEKAKILAEKPSAIRAALERTAAPTASTNDGFFDWALLPLHRYADFEGRSCRKEFWLFALWTALIYMLMFFMTAMNAGLNDGLGFFGWLILLVALIAGIGLLIPTVAVQVRRFHDQNKSGWFALLNLIPYVGGIVVLIFMCLPGTPGDNRFGPDPLR, from the coding sequence ATGATTACACCGTCGCAATTAGACCGCTTGGAAAAGCTCGCAGCCCTTCACCGGAACGGCGTCCTCAGCGATCAGGAATTTGAGCAGGAAAAGGCCAAGATTCTTGCCGAGAAGCCGAGCGCAATCAGAGCAGCTCTTGAACGAACCGCAGCACCAACAGCATCAACCAACGACGGCTTCTTCGATTGGGCGTTGCTGCCTCTGCACCGGTATGCCGATTTCGAAGGGCGCTCATGTCGGAAGGAGTTCTGGCTGTTCGCCTTGTGGACGGCGCTCATCTACATGCTCATGTTCTTCATGACGGCGATGAACGCGGGGCTCAATGATGGCCTTGGGTTCTTCGGCTGGCTAATACTGCTGGTTGCGCTGATCGCCGGCATCGGTCTTCTGATCCCCACTGTGGCAGTCCAGGTGCGTCGTTTCCACGATCAGAATAAGTCTGGCTGGTTCGCGTTATTGAACCTCATCCCCTACGTCGGCGGTATCGTGGTGCTCATCTTCATGTGCCTGCCCGGCACTCCCGGAGACAATCGCTTCGGCCCTGACCCGCTCAGATAG
- a CDS encoding helix-turn-helix domain-containing protein: MDVVQLLGLNVRHHRKLRGMTQEQLALECGMERSYVSDLERGRRNPSVRALGRLAEALGIEPRTLLDADQE; the protein is encoded by the coding sequence ATGGATGTGGTGCAGCTTCTCGGCCTGAATGTCCGGCATCACCGGAAGCTAAGGGGCATGACGCAGGAGCAGTTGGCGCTCGAGTGCGGTATGGAGCGCAGCTATGTCAGCGACCTTGAGAGAGGCCGGCGCAATCCGAGTGTGCGGGCGTTAGGTCGGCTCGCAGAGGCACTTGGGATAGAACCGAGGACGTTGTTAGACGCCGATCAGGAATGA
- a CDS encoding Kiwa anti-phage protein KwaB-like domain-containing protein yields the protein MAALDDFRAFDVNGGSLSLWTFRKSVRPGATIPTYTGHWVAITETLESALKTAIITARDQITETIEYDLLAQNNESSALTITTMETNAGLIVDAAQDELDTKRARSLKHLQNTDFYSAKIFSNGQTLHAVAKTNNSWRTKKVSGLIPVVFSDDELEVEPDPAFSLSKYFDFFVLDSNVLISDKGDFESVVNYKQAHLEEFTALQAEADFSGIFTDTAEIAAFVGSNKIQLRRAFAIRQKGHYKDANFMNLLRTNFSQAGLTINYDAAGRIIPCAATCPDIFQALLDHRLMSRFSEKNYDVQSTSDV from the coding sequence ATGGCCGCGCTGGATGATTTTAGGGCATTCGACGTCAACGGGGGGTCCCTCAGCTTATGGACGTTCCGTAAATCCGTAAGGCCCGGCGCCACGATACCCACATACACTGGTCACTGGGTTGCGATTACCGAGACGCTAGAGAGCGCCCTTAAAACGGCTATCATTACCGCTCGCGACCAAATAACGGAAACGATTGAGTACGACCTGCTGGCTCAAAATAACGAGTCCAGCGCCCTCACAATTACAACGATGGAAACCAACGCGGGCCTTATTGTTGATGCCGCCCAGGACGAGTTAGACACAAAGAGAGCCCGGTCTCTCAAGCACCTCCAAAACACAGACTTCTATAGCGCTAAGATATTCTCTAACGGGCAAACGCTTCACGCCGTGGCCAAGACGAATAACTCGTGGCGAACAAAAAAGGTGTCGGGACTTATACCGGTCGTTTTTTCGGATGACGAGTTGGAAGTTGAGCCTGACCCCGCCTTTTCTTTGTCGAAGTATTTTGACTTCTTTGTCTTGGATTCTAATGTCTTGATATCTGACAAGGGTGATTTCGAGTCTGTCGTTAATTACAAGCAAGCCCATCTTGAAGAATTTACCGCCTTACAGGCTGAGGCGGATTTTTCAGGCATATTCACTGACACGGCCGAAATTGCGGCGTTCGTGGGCTCGAACAAGATACAACTGAGACGAGCATTCGCCATCCGTCAGAAGGGGCATTATAAAGATGCCAACTTCATGAACCTGTTGCGCACAAATTTTTCACAGGCAGGTTTAACCATTAATTATGACGCGGCGGGACGCATTATTCCCTGCGCCGCAACATGCCCAGACATTTTTCAGGCTTTGCTCGACCACCGCCTGATGTCCCGGTTTTCCGAGAAAAATTATGATGTTCAGAGCACTTCCGACGTTTAA